One Halarcobacter ebronensis genomic window carries:
- a CDS encoding TRAP transporter substrate-binding protein gives MTNERRDFIKKTGLAGIGAAIAVPSIASADSKKTFRWKMTNCYGAGAPFYSTGPGSASYFCKRVEELTDGRLRIKHYPAGELIPAMEGFDAVSKGTIEMNWGNSFFWAGKTFAAQYFTAVPFGMNFQGTNAWLQFGGGQELWDEVYKPFNVIGLAAGNTGVQMTGWFKKEIKDVKDLDGLRMRVPGLAGKVLEQLGVSVKLLPGGEIFPALERGVIDAAEFVGPFQDRRMGFQKAAKFYYTTGWGEPSNTTECLINKDAWASLPKDIQAIVKTVAAECNLMGLSWSEANNSEALEDLVKNQGVEAKTLPDSVIEKLRELTFATYAKLTANDPLVKKVHESYFAFKAMHDDWQNKSEEVVMTKLSS, from the coding sequence ATGACTAACGAAAGAAGAGATTTTATTAAAAAAACAGGTTTAGCTGGAATTGGTGCAGCTATTGCTGTCCCATCAATTGCTAGTGCAGACTCTAAAAAGACATTTAGATGGAAGATGACTAACTGCTATGGTGCAGGTGCTCCTTTTTATTCTACTGGCCCTGGAAGTGCTAGCTACTTTTGTAAAAGAGTTGAAGAGTTAACGGATGGAAGACTTAGAATCAAACACTATCCTGCAGGTGAGTTAATTCCTGCTATGGAAGGTTTTGATGCAGTATCAAAAGGAACAATTGAGATGAACTGGGGTAACTCATTTTTCTGGGCTGGTAAAACTTTTGCAGCACAATACTTTACAGCTGTTCCATTTGGAATGAACTTCCAAGGAACAAATGCTTGGCTTCAATTTGGTGGAGGACAAGAGTTATGGGATGAAGTTTATAAACCATTTAATGTAATTGGTCTTGCTGCTGGAAATACAGGTGTTCAAATGACAGGATGGTTTAAAAAAGAGATTAAAGATGTAAAAGATTTAGATGGTCTAAGAATGAGAGTTCCAGGACTTGCAGGAAAAGTTTTAGAGCAACTAGGAGTTAGTGTTAAACTTCTTCCAGGTGGTGAAATTTTCCCAGCATTAGAAAGAGGTGTAATTGACGCGGCAGAGTTTGTTGGACCATTTCAAGATAGAAGAATGGGATTCCAAAAAGCTGCAAAATTCTACTATACAACTGGATGGGGAGAACCAAGTAACACAACTGAGTGTTTAATAAACAAAGATGCGTGGGCAAGCCTTCCAAAAGATATTCAAGCAATAGTAAAAACTGTTGCAGCTGAGTGTAACCTAATGGGTCTATCTTGGTCAGAAGCAAATAACTCAGAAGCATTAGAAGATTTAGTTAAAAACCAAGGCGTTGAAGCAAAAACTCTACCTGATTCAGTTATTGAAAAATTAAGAGAATTAACATTTGCAACTTATGCTAAATTAACTGCAAATGATCCTCTTGTAAAAAAAGTTCACGAAAGTTACTTCGCTTTTAAAGCAATGCATGATGACTGGCAAAACAAAAGTGAAGAAGTTGTGATGACTAAGTTATCATCATGA
- a CDS encoding TRAP transporter small permease subunit, whose amino-acid sequence MKNLLLISKRLDALIERIGQISSWLIFVLVVLVAGDVLFRYFFHISSIAEQEFQWHILAAIAMFGSAYTFQQGEHVRVDLFYHSYSEKLKIWMDLLIPLLIIIPYSVFIIYLSSDYVAQSFTTGEVSPDPGGLPYRYLVKSLIPLGFTLILIQAVAILFRSITKIKEGN is encoded by the coding sequence ATGAAAAACCTACTTCTTATCTCAAAAAGACTAGATGCGTTAATTGAACGCATCGGTCAAATTAGCTCATGGCTTATCTTTGTTCTTGTAGTTTTAGTTGCAGGAGATGTTCTATTTAGATACTTTTTTCACATTAGTTCAATTGCTGAACAAGAGTTTCAATGGCACATATTAGCTGCAATTGCAATGTTTGGTTCAGCTTATACTTTCCAACAAGGAGAGCACGTAAGAGTTGACCTTTTTTATCACAGTTATAGTGAAAAATTAAAGATATGGATGGATTTATTGATTCCTTTATTAATTATTATTCCTTACTCAGTTTTTATTATCTATTTATCAAGTGATTATGTTGCCCAATCATTTACAACAGGAGAAGTTTCACCAGATCCTGGAGGTTTGCCATATAGATATTTAGTAAAATCTTTGATTCCCCTTGGATTTACACTTATTCTTATTCAAGCAGTTGCAATACTCTTTAGATCAATTACAAAGATAAAGGAAGGAAATTAA
- a CDS encoding TRAP transporter large permease encodes MDPQILAIMMVVSLFALILLGVPVAFAIAGAGLFFGLIGVDMNMFNLLPARIFGVLTNYTLLAIPLFVFMGILLEKSRLAEKMLDVLGLLSGKKPGGMAIAIIVVGILMGASTGIVGATVVTLTMIALPTLLKRNYSHSVSCGTICASGTLGQILPPSLVLILLADISGEAIGPLFAAALMPGLLLAGCYIVYIVLLSKFAPHHVPPIDEEERSLYSKKELWIEFFKSVAPPFVLIFAVLGSIIGGLAAPTEAASMGAIGALLIVFLSKRLTLDILKETLFETMKVTGMIMFVLIASQVFGLSFRGLEGDYLVEDLFAAIPGGMWGSIIFMMLVLFVLGFFLEWIEISYIVLPLVLPIFHAMDIDMIWLGILVALNLQSSFLTPPFGWSLFFLKGVAPKEIKTMDIYKGVLPFIAIQIIVIGLVMVFPQIATWLPKAIGWM; translated from the coding sequence ATGGATCCGCAAATATTAGCAATCATGATGGTTGTAAGCCTCTTTGCACTTATTCTACTTGGAGTACCAGTAGCATTTGCAATTGCAGGAGCTGGACTATTTTTTGGTCTAATTGGGGTAGATATGAATATGTTTAATCTACTGCCAGCAAGAATTTTTGGTGTACTTACAAACTATACACTTCTTGCAATACCTCTATTTGTATTTATGGGAATACTTTTAGAAAAATCTCGCTTAGCTGAAAAAATGCTAGATGTATTAGGACTACTATCAGGTAAAAAACCCGGAGGAATGGCTATTGCAATAATAGTTGTAGGTATTCTTATGGGTGCTTCTACAGGGATAGTTGGTGCTACCGTTGTAACTCTTACTATGATTGCCCTACCAACTCTTTTAAAAAGAAACTATAGTCATAGTGTCTCTTGTGGTACTATTTGTGCTTCGGGAACGTTAGGTCAAATCTTACCGCCAAGTTTAGTTTTGATTCTCTTGGCAGATATTAGTGGTGAAGCTATTGGTCCTTTGTTTGCTGCGGCACTAATGCCAGGACTTCTCCTTGCAGGATGTTATATAGTCTATATTGTACTTTTGAGTAAATTTGCACCTCATCATGTTCCACCAATAGATGAAGAAGAGAGATCTCTATATTCAAAAAAGGAGTTATGGATTGAGTTTTTTAAATCTGTTGCACCTCCTTTTGTTCTGATTTTTGCAGTATTAGGTTCAATTATTGGAGGACTTGCAGCTCCAACTGAAGCTGCTTCTATGGGTGCTATTGGTGCTCTTCTGATTGTTTTTCTTAGTAAAAGATTAACTTTGGATATCTTAAAAGAGACTTTATTTGAGACAATGAAAGTTACAGGTATGATTATGTTCGTTCTTATTGCCTCTCAAGTTTTTGGACTAAGCTTTAGAGGATTAGAAGGGGATTATTTAGTAGAAGATCTTTTTGCTGCAATACCTGGTGGAATGTGGGGTTCAATTATATTTATGATGCTTGTTCTTTTTGTTCTTGGATTCTTCTTAGAATGGATTGAGATATCATATATTGTTTTACCATTGGTTTTACCAATTTTCCATGCAATGGATATAGATATGATTTGGTTGGGGATTTTAGTTGCACTAAACCTTCAATCTTCATTTTTAACTCCTCCTTTTGGTTGGTCATTATTCTTCCTAAAAGGTGTTGCTCCAAAAGAGATTAAGACTATGGATATATATAAAGGGGTATTACCATTTATTGCAATTCAAATTATAGTAATTGGACTTGTAATGGTTTTCCCACAAATAGCAACTTGGCTACCAAAAGCAATAGGATGGATGTAA
- the ggt gene encoding gamma-glutamyltransferase, with protein MQNLPITQTSKNGMVVSPHHAASDAGVEILKQGGNAIEAAIAIASSLCVHYPHMTGIGGDAFWLIYDPKEGVSFIEASGYSGFDVNMSLYSGLKTIPFRGALAANSVAGAVSAWSLAYEKSKKEWDGKISPSILVSEAVNSGKNGVIVSQSLAQTLKDKKEELIGDEEFAKIYYPNNKDLKQNDILVQEKLSKTLETLGKNGFDDFYRGEISTKIIDDFHKKNGLLNKKDLEKHQAIWKKPLKMKFSKGELYNASAPTQGIASLMILGLFDRWKEKLPDKDSANHIHLLVEATKIAFRHRDIMDTASTSEELQAWLEPEYLDKLSKEIDLDKALPWGEKTQAGDTTWFGAIDDKGRVVSAIQSIYHEFGSGFTLPQTGIVWQNRGCSFSLDETHIQTLKPHKKPFHTLNPAIALFDDGRVMAYGTMGGDGQPQTQAALFSRYAYYDEDLQNTINNPRWLLGRTWGNSSQSLKLEARIEDEIINELLNKGHEIEMLKEFDSAVGHAGAIVLNPSKIYEGAYDPRSDGKASSF; from the coding sequence ATGCAAAATTTACCAATAACGCAAACTTCAAAAAATGGCATGGTGGTTTCACCCCATCATGCTGCTTCAGATGCTGGAGTTGAAATTTTAAAACAAGGGGGAAATGCTATTGAAGCTGCAATTGCTATAGCCTCTTCTTTATGTGTACACTACCCACATATGACAGGAATAGGTGGAGATGCTTTTTGGCTAATCTATGATCCAAAAGAGGGTGTTAGTTTTATTGAAGCTTCTGGATACTCTGGCTTTGATGTTAATATGAGTTTGTACTCTGGGTTAAAAACAATACCTTTTAGGGGAGCACTTGCTGCAAATAGTGTAGCAGGAGCTGTCTCAGCTTGGAGTTTAGCTTATGAAAAAAGTAAAAAAGAGTGGGATGGAAAGATCTCTCCTTCAATATTAGTAAGTGAGGCTGTAAACTCTGGTAAAAATGGTGTTATAGTTTCACAATCTTTAGCACAAACGTTAAAAGATAAAAAAGAAGAACTTATCGGGGATGAAGAGTTTGCTAAAATCTATTATCCAAACAATAAAGATTTAAAACAAAATGATATTTTAGTTCAAGAGAAACTCTCAAAGACTTTAGAAACATTAGGGAAAAATGGTTTTGATGATTTTTATAGGGGTGAGATTTCAACTAAAATAATAGATGATTTTCATAAAAAAAATGGTTTATTAAATAAAAAAGATTTAGAAAAGCACCAAGCAATTTGGAAAAAACCTTTAAAAATGAAATTTTCAAAAGGAGAGCTTTATAATGCTTCTGCTCCAACACAAGGAATTGCATCACTTATGATTTTAGGGCTTTTTGATAGATGGAAAGAAAAACTTCCAGATAAAGACTCTGCAAATCATATTCACCTTCTTGTTGAGGCTACAAAAATTGCCTTTAGACATAGAGATATAATGGATACAGCTTCTACGAGTGAGGAACTTCAAGCTTGGTTAGAGCCAGAGTATTTGGATAAATTAAGTAAAGAGATAGATTTGGATAAAGCACTTCCTTGGGGAGAAAAAACCCAAGCAGGAGACACAACATGGTTTGGAGCAATAGATGATAAAGGAAGAGTAGTTAGTGCCATACAAAGTATTTATCATGAATTTGGAAGTGGTTTTACCCTACCTCAAACTGGTATTGTTTGGCAAAATAGAGGTTGCAGTTTTAGTTTAGATGAAACTCATATTCAAACATTAAAACCACATAAAAAACCTTTCCATACATTAAATCCAGCAATTGCACTATTTGATGATGGAAGAGTTATGGCTTATGGAACAATGGGTGGGGATGGACAACCACAAACCCAAGCAGCACTCTTTTCAAGATATGCCTATTATGATGAAGATTTACAAAATACTATTAACAATCCCAGATGGCTTTTAGGTAGAACTTGGGGTAACTCTTCACAAAGCCTAAAATTAGAAGCAAGAATAGAAGATGAAATAATAAATGAGCTTCTAAACAAAGGGCATGAAATAGAGATGTTAAAAGAGTTTGATTCGGCTGTTGGGCATGCAGGAGCAATAGTTTTAAATCCTTCAAAAATTTATGAAGGTGCTTATGATCCAAGAAGCGATGGAAAAGCTTCAAGTTTTTAA
- a CDS encoding sulfite exporter TauE/SafE family protein, producing MNELLVLLPILLVCGVVAGVLAGLLGVGGGIVIVPMLYHVFIYMKIDISIAMPLAIGTSLSTIVVTSIISARAHHKKGGIDWDLAKRWVPFVIIGVLIGSFSSKYIDGSSLKFMFGVLLLLVSLNMIISNFKKLVIADELPGKAGQSIYAALVGGFASLLGIGGGTLLVPLLTLYSFPIHRAVSTASLFGLIISIPATVGYVIVGSGVENLPFASTGYVNWLAFIILVPMTMIFAPLGVKLAYILNVKQLKFAFAIFLACVGVKMVLV from the coding sequence ATGAATGAATTATTAGTTTTATTGCCAATTCTGCTTGTCTGTGGTGTAGTTGCTGGAGTATTAGCAGGACTGTTAGGTGTAGGGGGAGGAATTGTTATTGTTCCAATGCTTTACCACGTCTTTATCTATATGAAGATAGATATCTCTATTGCAATGCCTTTAGCAATTGGTACCTCACTATCTACAATAGTTGTTACCTCAATTATCTCAGCAAGAGCTCACCATAAAAAAGGTGGAATTGATTGGGATCTTGCAAAGAGATGGGTCCCTTTTGTTATTATTGGAGTTTTAATTGGTTCATTTTCATCTAAATATATTGATGGAAGTAGCCTAAAGTTTATGTTTGGTGTTTTACTTTTGCTTGTTTCACTTAATATGATAATTAGCAACTTCAAAAAACTTGTAATTGCAGATGAATTACCAGGGAAAGCTGGTCAATCAATCTATGCTGCACTTGTAGGTGGTTTTGCTTCACTTCTTGGAATTGGAGGGGGAACACTTTTAGTTCCACTTTTAACCCTTTATTCTTTTCCAATTCACAGAGCTGTTAGCACTGCTTCTTTATTTGGACTTATTATTAGTATTCCAGCAACTGTTGGTTATGTTATTGTAGGTTCTGGAGTAGAAAATTTACCTTTTGCATCAACTGGATATGTTAACTGGTTAGCATTTATAATTCTTGTTCCAATGACAATGATATTTGCACCACTTGGTGTAAAACTAGCTTATATCTTAAATGTAAAACAACTAAAATTTGCCTTTGCAATATTTTTAGCTTGTGTTGGGGTTAAAATGGTATTGGTTTAA
- a CDS encoding SDR family NAD(P)-dependent oxidoreductase has product MENQKRIWLVGGSSGIGLELVKLLLENDYKIVVSARDATSSKDLIDLCLAYPQKLYLLNFNVLEEDLSLKIKEAWSIYNGLDIWFYNAGVYDMMSIKQWDKNKFINMNSTNYLGVIKIMTDIVPYFIKQGHGRWIWNLSLSTYFGLPNGGGYSAPKAALLNLAQSIQPELKLNNINLQVINHGFVKTRLTAKNSFDMPQLMTPQYAAKKIYEGLEKNSGFEISFPFKLGFFLRLLNLLPYKISLALTKKMLP; this is encoded by the coding sequence ATGGAAAATCAAAAAAGAATTTGGCTTGTGGGAGGTAGTTCAGGTATAGGACTAGAACTTGTGAAACTTCTTTTAGAAAATGATTACAAAATAGTAGTTAGTGCAAGAGATGCCACCAGCTCAAAAGATTTAATTGACTTATGTTTAGCATATCCCCAAAAACTTTATTTATTAAATTTTAATGTGTTAGAAGAGGATTTAAGCCTAAAAATAAAAGAGGCTTGGAGTATCTATAATGGACTTGATATTTGGTTTTACAATGCTGGAGTTTATGATATGATGAGTATTAAACAATGGGATAAAAATAAGTTTATAAATATGAACAGTACCAACTATCTGGGTGTAATAAAAATTATGACAGATATTGTTCCATATTTTATAAAACAAGGGCATGGAAGATGGATTTGGAACTTGAGTTTATCAACTTATTTTGGTCTTCCAAATGGGGGAGGATACTCTGCTCCAAAAGCAGCACTATTAAATTTAGCCCAATCCATACAACCTGAATTAAAACTAAACAATATAAACTTACAAGTGATAAACCACGGATTTGTAAAAACAAGACTAACTGCAAAAAATAGTTTTGATATGCCCCAACTAATGACTCCACAATATGCAGCTAAAAAGATATATGAAGGTTTAGAAAAAAATAGTGGATTTGAGATAAGTTTCCCATTTAAACTAGGTTTCTTTTTGAGATTGTTAAATCTATTACCATATAAAATATCTTTAGCTCTAACTAAAAAGATGCTGCCATGA
- a CDS encoding nuclear transport factor 2 family protein, with amino-acid sequence MIAKNYADFFETLNENISIVEYKKYFDEGTLFKDPFHEVKGVGNIYNIFMKMYKNLDNPKFKIEEIVENDTTSYIKWIFYFSFKGEEKRESFSGVSRVYFNDKKMVISHEDFWDAAENIYEKIPLLKYFIKLVKIKIKN; translated from the coding sequence ATGATTGCCAAAAATTATGCCGATTTTTTTGAAACACTTAATGAGAATATTAGTATTGTTGAATATAAAAAATATTTTGATGAAGGAACCCTTTTTAAAGACCCTTTCCATGAAGTAAAAGGGGTGGGAAATATCTATAATATTTTTATGAAAATGTATAAAAACCTTGATAATCCAAAATTTAAAATTGAAGAGATAGTAGAAAATGATACAACTTCATATATTAAATGGATTTTTTATTTTTCCTTTAAAGGAGAGGAAAAAAGAGAAAGTTTTTCAGGTGTTAGCAGGGTTTATTTTAATGATAAAAAAATGGTGATTAGCCATGAGGATTTTTGGGATGCAGCTGAAAATATATATGAAAAGATTCCACTTTTAAAATACTTTATAAAACTAGTAAAAATAAAAATAAAAAATTGA
- a CDS encoding MFS transporter: protein MKTKTFLIYALLAMPLSIVGLPLYIYLPTFYATQININIATVGLILFIARLSDVFTDPLIGYLSDISQKKFNSKKPIMLIGSIMLIFSFYALINPNMDFANLWLLIFSILIYFAWSLITIPYLTWSSELSNDYYEKTKLNSYRESSTIIGLVLALVLPYFFTQNIIKEKLDSLFYIFTFLFIPFLIITMLTIKTQNSQKYSTYNFNDIKMLYKKIPNLKSLQVGYFLNNLANAIPATLFLLFIETIIEKKEFADTILILYFIAGVIALPFWTLLSKRIGKKRVWIYSIILACSAFFFVVFLQKGDLLLFSIISFLSGLCLGADIAFPTSIQADIVQKSKSLEKNYSGLLFGIWTMLTKFALAISVVIAFGILGLVDFNKDELTKLSIYTLIFLYGFLPILLKLFSLFFIRKYADIID from the coding sequence ATGAAAACAAAAACATTTCTAATCTATGCACTTTTAGCTATGCCCCTATCAATAGTAGGGCTTCCGCTATATATCTATCTACCTACATTTTATGCCACACAAATTAATATAAATATAGCTACTGTTGGATTGATTTTATTTATTGCAAGACTTAGTGATGTTTTTACTGATCCGTTAATTGGATACTTAAGCGATATTTCACAAAAAAAATTTAATAGCAAAAAACCAATAATGTTAATAGGTTCTATTATGTTAATATTTAGTTTTTATGCGCTTATTAATCCAAATATGGATTTTGCAAATCTTTGGTTACTTATTTTTTCCATCTTAATCTATTTTGCATGGAGTTTAATTACTATCCCTTATTTAACTTGGAGTTCAGAACTAAGCAATGATTATTATGAAAAAACTAAACTTAATAGTTATAGGGAGAGTTCTACAATAATAGGACTTGTTTTAGCTCTTGTATTACCCTATTTTTTTACACAAAATATTATTAAAGAGAAACTTGATAGTCTTTTTTATATTTTTACTTTTTTATTTATCCCTTTTCTAATAATTACAATGTTGACAATCAAAACACAAAATAGCCAAAAATATTCTACTTATAACTTTAATGATATAAAAATGCTCTACAAAAAAATACCAAATCTAAAATCTCTTCAAGTTGGTTATTTCTTAAATAATCTTGCAAATGCAATCCCCGCAACACTCTTTTTACTTTTTATAGAAACAATTATTGAAAAAAAAGAGTTTGCCGATACTATTTTGATTTTATATTTTATTGCAGGGGTGATTGCCCTACCTTTTTGGACTCTATTATCAAAAAGAATTGGTAAAAAAAGAGTTTGGATATACTCTATAATTTTGGCTTGTAGTGCCTTTTTCTTTGTAGTTTTTTTACAAAAAGGTGATCTATTACTATTTTCCATAATATCTTTTTTAAGTGGTCTTTGTTTGGGTGCAGATATTGCCTTCCCAACCTCTATTCAAGCAGATATTGTACAAAAATCAAAAAGTTTAGAAAAAAACTATTCAGGACTCCTTTTTGGCATATGGACTATGCTTACAAAATTTGCCCTTGCAATCTCTGTTGTTATAGCTTTTGGAATTTTAGGACTTGTTGATTTCAATAAAGATGAACTTACAAAATTATCAATATATACTCTTATTTTTCTTTATGGATTTTTACCTATTTTATTAAAACTTTTTTCATTATTTTTCATACGTAAATATGCTGATATAATAGATTAA
- a CDS encoding lipocalin family protein, giving the protein MRLIIVLFFSLCIAYAKQTKTPLAVEYVNPINFSGLWYEIARTYNSFEKNCVAATVEYKLEKNNNYSVTNRCFEHEIDGKLIVYNGTVQALEKDNMAKIKSTYFWIFSKNYQIIYLDDYQTAVMGDKNMENVWIMNREPFLDEKKLKDILGMLENYMNIQEFIFTKQDKNGKYK; this is encoded by the coding sequence ATGAGATTAATAATTGTTTTATTTTTTTCACTTTGTATCGCTTACGCTAAACAAACAAAAACACCCTTGGCTGTGGAATATGTAAACCCTATTAATTTTAGTGGACTTTGGTATGAGATTGCACGAACTTATAACAGTTTTGAAAAAAATTGTGTGGCAGCTACTGTTGAATATAAACTAGAAAAGAATAATAACTATAGTGTTACAAATAGATGTTTTGAACATGAAATAGATGGGAAATTGATAGTTTACAATGGTACAGTTCAAGCCTTAGAAAAAGATAATATGGCGAAAATCAAAAGTACCTATTTTTGGATATTTAGTAAAAACTACCAAATTATATATTTAGATGATTATCAAACTGCTGTAATGGGTGACAAAAATATGGAAAATGTATGGATAATGAATAGAGAACCTTTTTTGGATGAAAAAAAATTAAAAGATATTCTTGGTATGTTAGAAAATTATATGAATATTCAAGAGTTTATTTTTACAAAACAAGATAAAAATGGGAAATATAAATAA
- a CDS encoding NAD(P)/FAD-dependent oxidoreductase, with protein MEKRFKIAVLGGGISGLSTAYLLSKKHEVDLYEKEPRLGGHARTTMVEENGKKFGVDTGFLVFNYETYPLLTKLFSMLDVKIENSDMSFAFWDTKTNIAYNGQSLSGMFIQKRNIFNFKHYKMIFDILKFNKNANDDLEKNSSNLDKSLGEYLKPYSRYFKERYLIPMGASIWSTPSDKMNEFPARTFLTFFKNHGLLGVNTHHQWLTVSGGSINYVNKIQMQISGKVIVNSDVIKIRRKKDLVELIHQDGKKSLYDKVILAMHAPEALEILEDASEDEKRILSCFKYKQNDALLHNDTTALYPKKEAYAAWNYKTEGKDSSITLSYWINKLQNLESNKEYFVSLNETKNLSNVIEKISYSHPQFDQKAIDMQKQRGIINGQNNTYYAGAYWRYGFHEDGLYSANTIAKEFGCEL; from the coding sequence ATGGAAAAAAGATTTAAAATAGCTGTTTTAGGCGGAGGAATTAGTGGATTATCTACTGCTTATCTTTTAAGTAAAAAACATGAAGTTGATTTGTATGAAAAAGAGCCAAGATTAGGTGGTCATGCTAGAACAACCATGGTAGAAGAAAATGGCAAAAAGTTTGGTGTTGATACTGGTTTTTTAGTCTTTAATTATGAAACCTATCCCCTACTTACTAAACTATTTTCTATGCTTGATGTAAAAATAGAAAATAGTGATATGAGTTTTGCATTTTGGGATACAAAAACAAATATAGCTTACAATGGGCAATCTTTAAGTGGAATGTTTATACAAAAAAGAAATATTTTTAATTTTAAACACTATAAAATGATCTTTGATATTTTAAAATTTAATAAAAATGCAAATGATGATTTAGAAAAAAATTCATCTAATTTAGATAAAAGTTTAGGGGAATATTTAAAACCATATTCAAGATATTTTAAAGAAAGATACCTAATCCCAATGGGAGCTTCAATTTGGTCAACTCCCTCAGATAAAATGAATGAATTTCCAGCAAGAACATTTTTAACTTTTTTTAAAAACCACGGATTGTTGGGAGTAAATACTCATCATCAATGGTTAACAGTTAGTGGAGGTTCTATAAATTATGTAAATAAAATCCAAATGCAAATTTCTGGAAAAGTGATAGTTAATTCAGATGTAATAAAAATAAGAAGAAAAAAAGATTTAGTTGAATTAATTCATCAAGATGGTAAAAAAAGTCTTTACGACAAAGTTATTTTGGCTATGCATGCACCTGAGGCTTTAGAGATTCTTGAGGATGCCAGTGAAGATGAAAAGAGAATTCTATCTTGTTTTAAATATAAACAAAACGATGCCCTTCTTCATAATGATACTACAGCTTTATATCCTAAAAAAGAAGCCTATGCAGCATGGAACTATAAAACAGAAGGGAAAGATAGCTCTATTACCCTCTCATACTGGATAAATAAATTGCAAAATCTAGAATCAAATAAAGAGTATTTTGTCTCACTAAATGAAACTAAAAATTTATCAAATGTAATAGAAAAAATCTCCTATTCTCATCCTCAATTTGATCAAAAAGCAATAGATATGCAAAAACAAAGGGGGATAATAAATGGACAAAACAACACCTATTATGCTGGAGCTTATTGGAGATATGGCTTCCATGAAGATGGTTTATATAGTGCAAATACTATAGCAAAAGAGTTTGGATGTGAACTATGA
- a CDS encoding DUF1365 domain-containing protein, whose product MSHQFLDGVIYHKRFLPKEHKFEYKFFMVDIDLQELDSLKNRFFCQNSFNLFSFNTKNHFGKSDDFIENVTYLLKYFDIKRCHKMRFITLPSILGFVFNPISLLILFEKNIPTYLIAEVHNYNGGRVIYPTKLQSEDGINFKSSTKKDMYVSPFFKREGNYEFRLKYDEKQLFLNILLFEDEKKMLCSTLKLKPLNFSQTNILKLFFKHTFLTLWVVTRTLYQSFKLKRKGLKWSNPIKEDQIRRL is encoded by the coding sequence ATGAGTCATCAATTTTTAGATGGAGTTATTTACCACAAAAGATTTTTACCAAAAGAGCATAAATTTGAGTATAAATTTTTTATGGTTGATATTGACCTACAAGAGTTAGATTCACTAAAAAATAGATTTTTTTGCCAAAATAGTTTTAATCTCTTCTCTTTTAATACAAAAAATCATTTTGGCAAAAGTGATGATTTTATAGAAAATGTAACCTATCTATTAAAATATTTTGATATTAAAAGGTGCCATAAAATGAGGTTTATAACCCTTCCTTCTATTTTAGGCTTTGTATTTAATCCAATTAGCCTTTTAATACTTTTTGAAAAAAACATCCCCACATATCTAATAGCAGAAGTTCATAACTATAATGGAGGAAGGGTTATTTATCCCACAAAATTACAAAGTGAAGATGGGATAAATTTTAAATCAAGTACAAAAAAAGATATGTATGTAAGTCCATTTTTTAAAAGGGAGGGGAACTATGAGTTTAGACTTAAATATGATGAAAAACAACTCTTTCTGAATATTTTACTTTTTGAAGATGAAAAAAAGATGTTGTGTTCAACACTAAAACTAAAACCATTAAATTTTAGTCAAACAAATATTTTAAAACTGTTTTTTAAACACACTTTTTTAACCCTATGGGTTGTTACAAGAACCCTTTATCAAAGTTTCAAACTAAAAAGAAAGGGTTTAAAATGGTCAAACCCAATTAAAGAGGATCAAATAAGGAGATTATAA